CAGGAATCTGGTGATCCTTATGCAAAGGTTGTTTGCTACTGATGCTCTTATTTATTTCTTCAATTTGAGTTTGGCATGCAGACAGAGCTAATGATTTTTTGTTTTCCCACGCAGGCCTATGCCAAACTTACAGCACTTTTTGAACAAAGAATGGACTCATATGCTAATGCTGATGCTCGAGTTTCCCTTGAGAGTATGTTTCCTAACGAGTTAGATAACACCATTATACGCAGTTCTTGTTTCATTCTAGTACTCTGTACTACTACAAAGGTCTACATGGTCCACCAATATGATGCATTTTGCTCGCGTTCAGTTTTTACACCATTGCTAACTGTAAATACAATTATCCATAATGCAGATATTGCATTCAAACAAGGACATAATGATGTGAATGTACTTACACCAAGTGCCATCGCTATTGAGGTATTTGAGCATTTCTAACTTGGTTAAGATGATCTTTTGAACCGTGCCTGACTGGGATTTCTACCTTCCGTTCTTCCAGGCATTGCTAAAGATGGAGAGCTTTCTTACTGAGAAGGCCATGGTCAGAAACTGACCAAATCTCGGTGGTTACAAAGAAAGATGACAACCAATGGTTCTTGGTTGCCGTGATGTACATACCTTTGCATAAGACATTCTTCTGATATAGCCAGAGCTATGACAGAGGATAACTTGGGTTTTTACTTGAGTGAACTATATGTGAATAGCTCTAAATTAAGACAATGTTTGTCTTGTCTTTATCTTGCTGCGATTTGATATATGGGATTTGGGAGTAAATAGCTATATCAATCCCTTGTACATTTTGAAACAACCAGAATTTACATCAATATATTACTTTGAGGCAAAGTGCAGTTCTCGAAAATTTTATAATAGCATAGATCTTAACACAAGTATGTTCGTTACAGCATGATAAGGGTGCCTCTTTTTCTTTCGAGATATGTACATGTTCTCTCAACAAAGATGTACAGGGAAAGTATTATATCCAAAATAATCATGGCTAAGCCAATAGTTGGATCTGACCTATTTGATAATGCTACTGTACGGGAAACAAATCTCCCTATACATCTAGCGTATAGCTAAACAGTTAAAGGAAAACATTGCAGGAAGCTGAGATTGAAAACCTGTACATGTAGGCTTTAACTTCATATGAACATTCTTCTGATGGTTCTTGCAACAGCACGAGATAAAACAAGATTAGTTAAATCCGCAGGCAGGAGGAGAAGCTGCTGTTGGGACTCTGGTGAAAGCTGCATTGGAGAAGAGTATGTGCAAAAATGAGTTCGTGGAGCTCTGGATTTATAAATACACGCCACATGAATTTTTATACATAATCTCATTCAACACGTATGTTCCTTCTTACCTCAGGAATGACGGAAAGAACTGGCAGAAACTCTGGAAAAGACCTCATCTCATTTAACACAAGAGACATATCATCTGCGCCATCATCTCCTTTCTCCCCAGTGCTTTCATGTCCAGGAGCCTGCAAAACTTGAATGATAAATGCAGGCTACACACACGTGTTGCATCTTGCAATGTCAATAGATCAGCTGGATTTACACGAGATGAAGTGCTTTAGCCCATTTTAATATAAAAACCAATGTGTAATCTGAGTATTATTTTCACACCTTGTAGTTAGTTTCGGCTCAAAGAGAACAATTTCACATATAAATCATTGCGCACATCACTTAATGTGATTACCGAATCTAATTAGCACGTCGCAAATATAAGCTCCAGACTTTATCTTTTCAGTTAAGTCTAGAATTCATTTCTTTCTGAAAAGGTTCTTTTATCCTCAGCCGCCTGCTTAGTTATGTAATATACTCTGCTATAAGCTGGAAGCATTTTGTGCATTCCATTGATACATAGTGAGAAGTCACGACATTCGAGAAGGCGTCCAAGACTACTCTACATAGATCATCACGCTCAGTCGCTCATGAATGTTGAAAGTTTTACTTACCCGTGATGAGTTTTCCTTCTGAGGAGTCTTAGCTACAAGTAGGAGAAGGCGGTAGAGGTTTCTCAAGTTAGTGGCCTCCTCGTTGTTCAGTGATGGCGATGGGGATGGTGCAAATGGCAATCTTGAGGCTGCAGCAGACGTTACAGAACTTAATGTGGCCACTCCAAGTGCATCTAGTCCCTGCAAACATTATCATTACAGAACTTAATGTGGCTACTCCAAGTGCATCTAGTCCCTTTACCTTTGAATAAAAGGTGTCACTTCGTTTCCAGCATTTCTCAAAAGAGAAATATCATTTCAAGCAAAAATGCATGACAGCAGAGAGAATTCCTTATCTACTAAGGGCAACCCTAAATAAAACAAAATTAAACATGGAATCACTGGAAGATGACCCACATGAAGTACATCAGAATTTTATATTATATGGAGCCAAATTGCATTTATGCCTTCATTGCAAAGCTACATGACAATTTGCGGAATTTCTTCGcacaaaaattcaaattcaaaagcaAAAAATATATTGTCTGATAGCTATTTCATCAGTTGACACATAAACTCACATGAAGCCAACAGGGCAATGGAAAGTGCACATCTAACAAGCTAACTGACCTTAGCAATCTCCTGAAGAAGTAAATCCTTCACAAAGGCACCCTGGAAAGAGTTCAGACATGGCTAATTATCTGACTGAGTTCGATACTATCAAATAACTACCAATCTATCTCAGTTTTACCTGTTCAGTGAGTGTAAATGACAGCACTTGTTTAATTGCAAATCTTGAACTATCACTTTCATCTTGTTGAGTTCTGACCAAGGTCTGCTCTGTTCTGGCCCGGAGCGACTGTAAGAAGAAAACAAAAACAGTGATGTACCAAGAAGGTAAGAATAAAGTACATAAAATCAGAAAAGACATACTTCCCACGACCCAACAGTTTGACAAAACTGGCGGATTCTACCACTTTACAGAATTTAACAGAAGCAATCATCTAGAATCGTATCAGGTATGGAGTGGTAGATGTTAagacaagagcctcaagtatggagtggtagatgtCAAGAGGCGTGGGGAccagattatcctggtcaagctggtagctggggacttagttctcaatgttatcagcgtgtATACCCCGCAAGTAGGCCAGAATGAGAACACCAATAGGGGGTTCTGGGAAGGCCTGaaggacatggttaggagtgtgcTTATTGTCGaaaagctcttcataggaggagaactcaatggccacgtgggtacatctaacacaggttttgaaggggtgcatgggggctttggctatggcatcaggaatcaaggagaagatgtcttcagctttgctctagcctacaacatgatcgtagctaacaccctctttaaaaACAGAGAATCGCATCTAGTGACTTTTAGTAGAggtcaacactctagccagatcaGACAGCAGAGCTacggagacaaaccttggaatcgaaaggttttaggcttagtagaactaataCCGAGTACATGAGGTGCGGTTCAGTACTACTAGGGATGAGGGGGAGGAGGTTacccttgatgggcaggtggtacctcagaaggacgcCTTtcaatatttggggtcaatgctgcagaaggatggtgatgtcgatgaagatgtgagaaagccggatggatgaagtggcgccaagcttctggcgttctttgtgacaagagtgccacaaaagctaaaaggcaggttCTTTACGACTGCGATTGACCCACAATGTTGTATGACGCTGAGTGTTGGCTGACTAAAAGGTGACATGTGCAACAGTTAGGTGTTGCAGAGGTGCGCATGTTGAGATAGATGTGTGGCCGCACAAGGAAGGATctggtccggaatgatgatatacgagatagaatTGGGGTAGCACCGGTTGAACAGAACCTTGTCCAACATCGTCTCCAGAAGCTCcaatgcatagcggacggctaaaatGTGCTTGTATAATGTctagagaggtcggggtagaccaaacttgacatgggaggagtccgtaaagagagatctgaaggactggaatatcaccaaagaaTTAGCCATGGACAAGGGTGCGTGGAAACTAGCTATCCATGTGTCAggaccatgagttggttgcgagaccTTATGagtttcagctctagcctaccccaacttgtttgggactaaaggctttgttgttgttgtagtcaTCTAGAATCGGTGACAAGTCGGCGCGAGTGTATGCTAAATGGTTAACAACTCAATGAAAAGAATTTTGAAATTTAATAAACCACCATTTGACCATAAGCCGGCAAGAACCAACTGGCTGGTTCCCAATATGAATATGCTAGAAAGTTTTGTTGCTTTCACATGTCTCAAAGAGGCCTTACATCAGATTTCAAATAATGAACCGTTATTCATGTGAGGGCAAATAAAACCATCAGCATATGCATATATCTGTGAGGAAATAAACCAACCTCGGTTAACAAAGACTCCAAACGGTCAATCTGGAAAGTGCCATCCTGCAATACATTTTGGTTAAAGAAGACATAAGATGTTCGCTATAACTGGCAGAAGTTGCAGTAGACAAAGAATGAACCTGCAACAAAATGACTTGCTAGCACGATGACACGATCTCATCGCAATTCAAAATGTCTGAAGAGTGAAGACAACAAGGAAAAGCAGACCTTATAAAGTAGCGTGTACAATGTTGACCGAAGATTAGGTGAGTTGTCAGTGAGAACTTTTCTTGCAATCCATGGGTATGAACTGCTCAAGACTTTGTAGTTGGGATTGAAGCTGATTGCAATGCCTTCCAAGACAGCAAGACTGAAAAATCACATGGAAAGCCTCTCAAATGTAACACACGGATCATTTATAAACCAATTAGTGTAAATATATATTAAAAACTGCATTCTGCCTTTTTGGAAGCAGTTTGGCAGTTTCTTGTCCATTATAAAATGTATTGACTAATAGCACTATCGAAGTTACGAGAAAAATTTAATTCATTAGTACCTTCGGATTACAAGAGAGAAGTATGAAGGAATCTGGAACTTGAATTTATACCTGAAACAAGGTTAGCTCTAGTAAATGAAATTAATATATCGAGGGCTTGCACTACATTCCTTTTTGCATAAACTAAGATCAGTACATTGTTTGCCCAAGATTCCCTGACAGATCTCCAAAGCTTATATTTTGAACTCCTTTGTTAACTGCACTTTCAAATACACCTGAAATGGCAAACACAGAATAAAGAGTGATATGCAAGATGGACATGTCTTAAAATTAATTACATTTCTTAATATTAGTGACATTCGTCTGAAGCTGGAGTACCTGTCAATGCCGTTGTCACTTCATCTTTCTGAGCAGTTGCAGGAAGCAAACTACAAGAGATTTAAAGGCAGGTCAGATCTACTTAGTTATGGTGATATCCAGCAGGAAAAAAGGAAGTTATTTCTGATAACTGGCATCCATCTGCATGCACAAAATTTCGTAAGCTTAGTGATATCAGTGTTTTTcttacccaagagtaacaaaatcttTTGCTAAACCATCAAAATCCCGATTAACAAGATGTAGACAAGCTTCAATAAATCCATCACGGAGTTCTTGTCGGAATTCTCCCATCATTCCAAAATCTGCATAATGAATAGAGTATTTGAATTAGCTAGACATAGGGCTTCATGTAATTGATTGTGAAGCAAGGAAGCAAATTAGGGACCCAATGGTAACTAAGATTTTAAAGTGGGTAAGCTATGTAGGAATAGTACAGTAAAACAATTACCTAAGTATGCTAGCTTCCCATCAATTGTACGTAGAAGATTTCCAGGATGTGGGTCTGCATGATAAAATCCATATTCCAAAAGCTGGGAAAGTGAACAGTATACTCCAACCTACAATGTAGCAAATCCCAGCAGATCTAACTCGTAAGAGTGTTTACTGAGATCCAATATTTACTTGATTTACTCGAGTCCTGATTTGCGCTGCTTTACCTCAACCAGATATAGATCTCTAACTTCGGACAACCTTACCCCCTACAAGGTCACACTAAGTAAGTCAATAAGTAGTTATTTATGCAATATTGTGCATGTTTGGTTGCTAACAAGTGAATAAAATCATAGACTGCACCTCAACCCATTCCATGATAAGGACTCGTCTTCTCGTCTGTTCCAGATACATTTCTGGAACCATCACATCTCTAAGTTTCCCATATAATTCCCTGATACAGAAAGGAAAGTACAGGGTTGATATTGATGCTATAATACAAATATCAAGCTTGTATATTGTTCTTGCCATAAAAACAAAGAATTTGCAAAACTTCTGAAATATGATAATAGAATCCTCAGTTCTTAATTATCCACCTTCAATACATCTCCATACTCTTAAACATAGTTTCCATGTGCTAAGTTGCAAAAGTAATTCTAAGATCAGTTGTCCTTCACAAATTTGGGTATAACAGAGTACACacatttattttttatattttttagtgGAATGGTCAGATTATTTGAACAAAATCCTAGTTAGTGGTGTTTCTGGAGACAACTAGTCGGTTTGGTGATTGCAAGGGCTTAGCTAACAGATGACCATATGTCCGTAAACTAATAAAATGGTTCGAACTGCAACTCCATCCAAATTACTTATGCTCGATTATCTATGTTGATTGTGATAATATTAGATGGAGTCTATGTTTTTAAGGTGTCTGCAAGGCGGCGCCTAGGCGTCGAGGCGCCCCCCCAGCGCTTTGCAAATATGTCCGCTTTAGGCGCCTAGGCGTCCGCTTTAGGCGCCTACGCGTCGAGGCGCCCCCCAGCGCCTTAAAGCGAAgcgtcgccttaaaaacataggATGGAGTAATTAAACAAGATTTTGGCTTGTAAATGAACAAGTAACTGAAAACATTAACTGAAATAGTGATCATATTGGATGAAGTAATTGAACAAGATTTTGGCCTGTAAATGAAGAATGCAACCTGAACTTAAGTCCATTTCTTGCTTCTTCTCTATAATCCATCTCCTGCATCAAATGTGATTTACCTGTATTCAATGTGAAGCTCTAAGAATATGCTCATAACTTTCTAAAGAAATATCAAGATTTGCTAATATACTTTTGCAAGTGACAGAAGCAGACTTGCTAATATAACTGTCCGGAATGCTTGGAGCTTTAGCTTAAATGTTTTGCTTGCTTCCTCTCTGAAGCCTGATCCACAACCTAATTTGGATGATGCTTCTATAATAATTTTCTAGCTAGCTTTTACCTTCTATAAATAGTCCACTGAAAAAATTCTTAAAAGAATACTTCTGAATGACTCTAACTGACGGTTACTTTCCTACCTCTACCTGACCTAATCTTATGCCAACACCTTCATACACATTATCGCCAAATTGAGTACTTCATATATGACATGAGTAGAAGTAACCAAGTAAAAGAACAAGTACATACATAAATTTACCAAAAGATACTATATGAGCATGCATAGAAAAGTTACCCGAAATAGACTTGACGCCCATTCATCAAGGACAGCCTGCACGTGAGGTAGCAAATATATACGATCACAAATTAAGTAAatataaatatgacaaaaaaagcaagaaaataggacagtagaaaattcaTTTAAAGAGGAGAATTCTCTCTTCCTTTTCCATTTGATTTGCTTTGTGTCTTTAAAAGAGGAAAACTGGAAAGCATATAGGAGTCTGGCCTTACCTGAAGGTCTGTGTTGAACTTGCCAACCTTCCTGGCAACACCAGCGAGGAACCTCAAGATATAGATATCCAAGGAAATTACGGCTTGGACTCCAGGCCTTTGTACTTTGACGGCAACTAACTTCCCATTGGAACGTAACCTAGCCTGGTAAACCTGCAACAGTAAGAATATAACATGTCATATCATCCAAAATGAGAGCAACTGACAGATGGCCATACACTGAAGGAAGTAGGAAGTGTTGTTTCACCAATAGTTAACAATATCATGGTTAATTAGTACGGATCTGAAACATCGTGAAGTTCTGAGATTCTCATGGTCCCCATCCTACTAGTTTGTTCATTTTCCTATTAGCTGCTTCCAACATGCTAATCTATGAAAGTAGATCCTTGTAATTACTTTAGGGAGGTGTATAGGCATACAGAGCACTAAGTTGCATATCAGATTTCGTGCTTGAAATTTCAAAAATAAACAAGGGGGACAGGTATCGTACAGCTGAACTTAACTATCTAAGCAAAACCGACTGGAAACAGTCACGGGACATTGCTCTGATTCTGTAGCTAAAATGATGAAGGTCTGGTTATTAAATCCTGGGAGAAGGCAATTGAATCCTTGATTCATTACAAAAATGATAGAAAACAGACCTGCCCAAGAGATGCAGCAGCAACAGGCCGTGGTGACATTTCAGAGAAAATCATGTCGAGTGGCATCTGAAGCTCCTTTTCTATGATATCAAAAGCAAGCTCGGTGGAAAATGGTGCTATGCGGTCTTGAAGTAGTGAAAGTTCATCAAGGTATGCAGGAGGAATCACATCCTGCAGCAAATGAAACAAAGGTGGTCACATCCATGTCCCGTCAGCCAACAATGATTTGAAAGGAATAAACTAAGCGCCTTCTCTACGGTTTAAATCAGTGCTGCAGTCTGAAAATGGTGTACAGATAGTCATCATTTCACAGTTCACGATATGCCATTCACCAAACAAGTAAAATTTGTGGTCCACACAACTGATGAAGATGCAACGACTAGTTGGCTGGCGAAGCTCACCGGCCGTGAGGAAACTGCTTGTGCGATCTTCACAAATGCCTGTCATCAAAAGAGCAGCAAGGCGTTAATCGCCATCACCTACACATGGACGAGGGCACGCACAAGCACGCGTTGGAAGAGGAAGCATACCGGGCCAAGTTCCAGTAGAATCCTCCTTAGCTGAGCAGCCCTGACCTGCATTGACACCATCAAAATCATCCCGTGACCCAAACACAACGGGTGGGAATTTAATCAAACAGTAGCCGCGCGTGCTGCGGCGTGCGCGAGACGAATGGCGGCCGTGACGCGAGGCGGGGCGTACCTCGAACATGTCGTCGGCGCGGTCGTTGAGGCTGTCGAGGTAGCGCAGCGCGAACCAGCGGCCGAAGGAGGTCCCGATCTGCAGCGAGCGGCGGAgcacgaggagcgggcggcggccgTACACTCTGGCGATGCCGGGGATGTCGTACGCGGTGGGGAGGTCCCCCTCCGTCGCCAGCCCCTCCTCGAACAGGTACCCCGAGCACCTGGTGAAGGCGTCCTCCTCCGAGACACCACCGGCGCCGTAGCCCGAGGCGGCCCGAGGACGCGGCCCCCGGGCGGCGGGCCTGACCCGCAGCGCCGGGGcagggagcgggagcgggagcgggcGGAGGAGAAGCATCTCGGCGCGTCGAACGCTCGCCGGGGATTGCCGAATGCCGAGCCGGATGGGGCAGAGGAAGACGGAGTGGGCCGTGGGGATTGGGCGCCaagaggagcgaggggagtggTTTGCAACGGCGTGATTTATTGCGGCCCGGGATTTTCGCCGGGCGAGCGAGAGACGGCATTTTCGGACGTGGGTCTCGGATCTTCCGCGGAGGAGATCGGGCGGCGCGGAGCGCGACACCGTGTCGGATCAAACTGAAGCTCGGCAACGTGTCGCGTGCCGGGCTCTGGGATTCTGAAAGCTGTGTTATCCCCTTCGCTTGGCGGTCGGCAGCGGCAGCAGAAGAAAGAAAAGGCATGGCGATCGTGGCGGGTCTCGTCGCGCCGGCCGCGAAACCTCTCGGGCTctccggcgcgcggcggcggcagcaccGGGGCCGATGGagagttgcggcggcggcggcggccggggtggACCTCAAGGCGCTCGGGTCCGCCATCGACAAGGTGAAACACCGCAGCTACGTTCTCTCCTGCTCGCTTCTGAACGTATAGAAAAGCAAGCTGGGCGGAACTAAGCTGAGGATGAGTTGGCGTGGTACAGAAGGACAGCCAGGAGGCCAGGCAGGCGCTGGACGAACTCAAGGAGCTGGGCTGGGCCAAGCGGTGGAGCTCGCAGCCCTACATGTCGCGCCGCACGGTCAGTCACCGCTACTACTAGTATGCCCTGCATCAAACATTTGGAATTTGCAGTTTTCGAGTGTGGCATAGTGTTCGATCAATGTGGTGTGCTGCTCCAACTGATGAACCTTGCTTGTTTTCTCAACTGCGTTTGAGCAGACGTCTCTGAGGGAGCTCACCAACCTCGGGATCAAGAACGCCGAGAACCTCGCCATCCCGAGCGTCAGGAACGATGTAAGGCATGCCGTGCTATACGAATCGTAGTAGTGTCAGAGCTAGATTATCTTGCATTGTTCATACTCTAATTCTGCATTTCATTTGGTCTGATCATGCATGCAGGCGGCGTTTCTGTTCACGGTCGTCGGCACCACCGGATTCCTGGCCGTCCTTGCAGGCCAGCTCCCCGGGGTACTACTCCCTTTCCATAAGTGCTGAAACAGTCCACTGAACCGTCGAGTGACTTGCAAAACTTTGTCATGTTCCATTTGAGCTTAATAGACTGCAATGCAATAGATCGTCTGAACTTCAGAAAATTGTATATTTCTCAGGATTGGGGCTTCTTCGTTCCCTACTTGACCGGAAGCATTTCCTTGCTAGTACTAGCCATCGGAAGCATATCTCCAGGGTATGTTTGAATGTTTCATCAGAGTACTAATTTGCATACTCAGAGAGAAAAACAAATGTTGCACACTAACAAAAAAACAGCGCTAATGTTGCATCTATCACCGCAGTCTTCTGCAGGTTGCAATTGGTTCTTTTTCTGCAGTTTTCCCTGACTACCAAGAGAGAATTGCTAGGCATGAAGCTGCTCATTTTCTGGGTAGGTGCTCTCTCTCTTTCGCTGCAGCAAGAGTATATCTGCAGCTAGGAACTTACTGACTGTAATGCTCTCCTTGTGAATTAGTTGCCTATTTGACTGGCCTACCTATCCTGGGATATTCTTTGGACATTGGAAAGGAGCATGTTAACCTCGTTGATGACCAGCTACAGAAGCTGCTATACAGCGGTCAGCTCGACCAaaaggaagtggacaggtgattcTTGAGTTAAACCTGTCAGTAGCATCCATGTCCAATTTTTGTGTATTTGTATTTATTCTGCATTTGGTTCAGTTGATGCATCCAAGACTTATAACTTCAGAAATTACGCCGTATCCGCGCTTCAGAAATTAGGCCGTATCCGCGCTGCAGTATAACTTGATCGATACACTTACCTGCGCCTAAAAGAACATGAAAGCAAGGGTTTTTGAAAATGCTGAGATGACGCCAAGAGCCTTGGTGAATCTCATTCAAGAAGATTTCAAGATGCTCAACGAGGCCTTCCGTCCTTCCATTCAGGTGGCTGGGTAGGAACAGGGTGTAGGATGGTGTCTTCTTTTTTTATCTCTGTAGCTCTCTGTTTCAAGAGCTAGTTTTGTCTTCGGTTCGTGGGGCACTTTTGCCGCCTCTACCAGTACCATGTAACTTTATATCTCCTACCATCTATAATGCAAAGGCAGAGCTCCTGCTGTTCtcgtcaaaaaaaaaaaagaacatgAAAGCTATGATCAGAAATATGAGGAGCTACTGAATGAATGAAATATGTAATGTGTCACCAGGTTGGCTGTGATCTCCATGGCCGGACTGGCTGCTGAAGGCCTGGAATACGACAAGGTCGTCGGCCAATCAGCCGACCTATTCACCCTTCAGGTGATCTACTGCTAATCCATCACCTCCTTTCAGCATCAGCATTTCCACTGTTCTTTTCCGATGTCTCCTGAAAATTTCACCTGAAGAATTCATCCCCGCCTGCCTGTCTGCATTGCAGAGGTTCCTGAACCGAACTAAGCCGCCGCTAGGCAAAGCACAGCAGCAGAACCTTACGAGATGGGCGGTGAGTTGTGATACCTATCGTCTCATTCTGAAGCGAAGTAGCAGCAGAAGAGAAAACCTGTTGCATACATGCTAGTGTTGGGCTGATGCAACGGATTGCTTTTGGCTTTTTTGCAGGTCCTGATTGCAGCCTCGCTTCTGAAGAACAACAAGGCGGCGCATGATGCCCTGGTGTCCGCCATGTCGCAGAAGGCCACCGTGCTCGGGTGCATCGAGGCAATAGAGAACGCCTCCTGATTACGGTGTAATTTAACTTGAGTGTCCTAACATGGTTgagatagctatattgttgagaAAAAGATATACAGGAGTATTACTGAAAGGAACGGtgttcttttctctctctctctgtctcggtGCCAAACTATTCATCACTAGTTGGTTGAGGCGTCCCTCGACAGTCAACATTTTGACTGCTGAACGCTGACTCAAGTTTGTACATATCTGAAAGACAACAACCAAATGCATGCATGCAGTGGAAGTCGAGGGCACAATTTCGTCTGCACCCTCGCAACATTCAGTTACTTTTCCTAGACACAGATGCTGCACCCCAATGGTTTCGAAAAACAGATGCTGCTGCTGCTCAAATAAAATGACAATGATGACACATCGCATAATAATACTAGTAGATGATTTCTTATACATTTAACATGCTCCCAAGAAGGCAGAGAGAGTACATGATTCTAGTTTTACAGTATCAGTAGCTCTAGGTACTAGGGTAGAGTTAAAACTTAAGGTAGTAGTACTCCATCATACTATGCAGATTACAACGCTGCAATCACAGAAAACCCTCAAAGGCAAAAAGAGACTCCGGATGAACAGAGATCTGTAGTCTGTACCATAGCCATGGCATCCATCTCTGAAGAGACAAGGAACCACTTGCAGTTGCAGCAGCGATGCAACTTGGAAATGCTCTAGTATTAGTTCTATACTATCATCATGCGCACGTAGCGTCTGCGTCTAGTAGCCGTATCGTATCGTATCTACAAGTGTACGTGGTGCATCTGCGTCTGTGCGTGCTCAGACGTCGTCGGACCAGTCCTGCATCTGGTCGTCGGAGAAGAGCACGTCCACGACGTTGTCGATGAGCCCGTCCACGAAGGAGTTGCAGCCGAGGGTGAGCATCTGCCCGATCCGGCCGCGCGCGCTGGACACCCACGCGAACGTGGCCGCCGAGGCCACCACGGCCAGGCACAGCCCCGTCGCCTCCTCGATCTGCACCGTGTCCAGCTTCTTGAACAGCGAGTCCCCCGTCGtcgcctccaccgccaccgccgccgcgaacGCCACCTGCACGCGTCGTTTAGTCACCTGTGGTGTCCAAACAGAGCTCGGTCACAGAGCAGAGAGACTGAGAGAGGTATACCATGGCGAGGCGGCCGGAGATGGTCTCGAAGTCCTGGCTCTTGCGGGAGCTCTCGATGTAGTCGGCGAGCGACGCGAAGAACGGCGGCGCGCCCCCGACGCCGCCCTCCTCCAGGGCCTCCCCGGGCAGCCGCTTCCGCGTCACCGCGCCGCTGCCGTCG
The window above is part of the Triticum aestivum cultivar Chinese Spring chromosome 2A, IWGSC CS RefSeq v2.1, whole genome shotgun sequence genome. Proteins encoded here:
- the LOC123190843 gene encoding stress enhanced protein 2, chloroplastic encodes the protein MAAVATAIVCEAAPQRVAPPSQQQQQQQKQTRRDKILLQPRLSTLRSYGADGSGAVTRKRLPGEALEEGGVGGAPPFFASLADYIESSRKSQDFETISGRLAMVAFAAAVAVEATTGDSLFKKLDTVQIEEATGLCLAVVASAATFAWVSSARGRIGQMLTLGCNSFVDGLIDNVVDVLFSDDQMQDWSDDV
- the LOC123190839 gene encoding uncharacterized aarF domain-containing protein kinase At1g71810, chloroplastic encodes the protein MLLLRPLPLPLPAPALRVRPAARGPRPRAASGYGAGGVSEEDAFTRCSGYLFEEGLATEGDLPTAYDIPGIARVYGRRPLLVLRRSLQIGTSFGRWFALRYLDSLNDRADDMFEVRAAQLRRILLELGPAFVKIAQAVSSRPDVIPPAYLDELSLLQDRIAPFSTELAFDIIEKELQMPLDMIFSEMSPRPVAAASLGQVYQARLRSNGKLVAVKVQRPGVQAVISLDIYILRFLAGVARKVGKFNTDLQAVLDEWASSLFREMDYREEARNGLKFRELYGKLRDVMVPEMYLEQTRRRVLIMEWVEGVRLSEVRDLYLVEVGVYCSLSQLLEYGFYHADPHPGNLLRTIDGKLAYLDFGMMGEFRQELRDGFIEACLHLVNRDFDGLAKDFVTLGLLPATAQKDEVTTALTGVFESAVNKGVQNISFGDLSGNLGQTMYKFKFQIPSYFSLVIRSLAVLEGIAISFNPNYKVLSSSYPWIARKVLTDNSPNLRSTLYTLLYKDGTFQIDRLESLLTESLRARTEQTLVRTQQDESDSSRFAIKQVLSFTLTEQGAFVKDLLLQEIAKGLDALGVATLSSVTSAAASRLPFAPSPSPSLNNEEATNLRNLYRLLLLVAKTPQKENSSRAPGHESTGEKGDDGADDMSLVLNEMRSFPEFLPVLSVIPELSPESQQQLLLLPADLTNLVLSRAVARTIRRMFI
- the LOC123190841 gene encoding uncharacterized protein: MAIVAGLVAPAAKPLGLSGARRRQHRGRWRVAAAAAAGVDLKALGSAIDKKDSQEARQALDELKELGWAKRWSSQPYMSRRTTSLRELTNLGIKNAENLAIPSVRNDAAFLFTVVGTTGFLAVLAGQLPGDWGFFVPYLTGSISLLVLAIGSISPGLLQVAIGSFSAVFPDYQERIARHEAAHFLVAYLTGLPILGYSLDIGKEHVNLVDDQLQKLLYSGQLDQKEVDRLAVISMAGLAAEGLEYDKVVGQSADLFTLQRFLNRTKPPLGKAQQQNLTRWAVLIAASLLKNNKAAHDALVSAMSQKATVLGCIEAIENAS